One Peromyscus leucopus breed LL Stock chromosome 6, UCI_PerLeu_2.1, whole genome shotgun sequence genomic region harbors:
- the Jtb gene encoding protein JTB: MLAGAGRLGLPRGGHLCWLLCAFTLKLCQAEAPVREEKLSVSAPTSPCWLAEEFVVAEECTPCSNFQIKTTPECSSTGYVEKITCSSSKRNEFRSCRSALMEQHLFWKFEGTVVGVALVFACLVIIRQRQLDRKALEKVRKQIESI; this comes from the exons ATGCTAGCGGGCGCGGGGAGGCTTGGCCTCCCCCGGGGCGGCCACCTCTGCTGGTTGCTGTGTGCTTTCACCCTAAAGCTCTG CCAAGCAGAGGCTCCGGTGCGCGAGGAGAAGCTGTCAG tgAGCGCCCCAACTTCGCCATGCTGGCTGGCGGAAGAGTTCGTGGTGGCCGAAGAGTGTACTCCGTGTTCCAACTTCCAGATt AAAACCACACCTGAGTGTAGTTCTACAGGGTATGTGGAGAAAATCACATGCAGCTCATCTAAAAGGAATGAATTCAGAAG CTGCCGTTCAGCTCTGATGGAACAACACCTGTTCTGGAAGTTTGAAGGCACCGTGGTGGGTGTGGCCTTAGTCTTCGCTTGCCTTGTCATCATTCGTCAGCGACAGCTGGACAGAAAGGCTCTTGAGAAAGTCCGGAAGCAAATCGAGTCCATATAG